A single region of the Streptomyces vilmorinianum genome encodes:
- a CDS encoding hemolysin family protein → MTVLQLTIGFLTLLTNALFVGGEFSLISVRRSQIEPPAREGDRRARMVLWGLEHISALLATAQLGITASSLVLGAVAEPAIAHLLEPAFEATHVPDALVHPIAFVIALTLATYAHMLIGEMVPKNIALAAPVKTALLLGPPLVALTHALKPVVFGINAFANALLRLLRVEPKDEVSSVFTDDELARMVQDTSEAGLLSPADGERLRDALELGTRPVGEILVPAARMVTVDHRITPAELERAAARAGYSRFPVTGPAGAVLGYLHIKDTLGVTDRDKPFPRTAFHAVTRVRIDTPLDDTLTALRAAGSHLAAVTGQAGTVLGYVTMEDVLEELVGPAAV, encoded by the coding sequence ATGACCGTGCTCCAGCTCACCATCGGCTTCCTCACCCTCCTGACGAACGCGCTCTTCGTCGGCGGCGAGTTCTCCCTGATCTCCGTGCGCCGCAGCCAGATCGAGCCGCCGGCCCGCGAGGGCGACCGGCGGGCCCGCATGGTCCTGTGGGGCCTGGAGCACATCTCCGCCCTGCTGGCCACCGCCCAGCTCGGCATCACCGCCTCGTCACTGGTGCTCGGCGCGGTCGCCGAACCGGCCATCGCCCACCTCCTGGAACCGGCCTTCGAGGCCACCCACGTACCGGACGCCCTCGTGCACCCGATCGCCTTCGTCATCGCGCTCACCCTGGCCACGTACGCGCACATGCTCATCGGCGAGATGGTCCCCAAGAACATCGCGCTCGCCGCCCCGGTGAAGACCGCGCTGCTCCTCGGCCCGCCGCTGGTCGCCCTCACCCACGCGCTGAAGCCCGTCGTCTTCGGCATCAACGCCTTCGCCAACGCCCTGCTGCGCCTGCTGCGCGTCGAACCGAAGGACGAGGTCTCCTCGGTCTTCACCGACGACGAACTCGCCCGCATGGTCCAGGACACCAGTGAGGCCGGACTGCTGTCGCCCGCCGACGGCGAGCGGCTGCGTGACGCGCTGGAGCTGGGGACCCGGCCGGTCGGCGAGATCCTCGTTCCGGCGGCGCGGATGGTCACGGTCGACCACCGGATCACCCCTGCCGAGCTGGAGCGGGCCGCGGCACGCGCGGGCTACTCCCGATTCCCGGTCACCGGCCCGGCCGGGGCCGTCCTGGGCTACCTGCACATCAAGGACACCCTCGGTGTCACCGACCGCGACAAGCCGTTCCCGCGCACCGCGTTCCACGCCGTGACGCGCGTACGGATCGACACCCCGCTGGACGACACCCTCACCGCCCTGCGCGCCGCCGGCAGCCACCTCGCCGCCGTCACCGGCCAGGCCGGGACCGTTCTCGGCTACGTGACGATGGAGGACGTCCTGGAGGAGCTGGTCGGCCCCGCCGCCGTGTGA